From Scatophagus argus isolate fScaArg1 chromosome 10, fScaArg1.pri, whole genome shotgun sequence, a single genomic window includes:
- the crtac1b gene encoding cartilage acidic protein 1 isoform X1, whose protein sequence is MLLWLVLLLPTISLAQRSEPMFSSITKTVLPPDYDNNPTQLNYGVAVTDVDGDGELEMFVAGYNGPNLVLKYDKEKRRLFNIAVDNRSSPFYALRDRQGNAIGVTACDIDGDGREEIYVLNTNNAFSGRATYSHKLFKFRNGRFEDLLNDDINEHRDVANRMAGRSVACVDRKGTGRYAIYIANYASGNVGPHALIEMDEAASDLSQGVIALTNVAEQAGVNKFTGGRGVVVGPIVSQSLSDVFCDNEYGPNFLFRNNGDGTFTDVAQQAGVEDPMQHGRGVALADFNRDGKTDIVYGNWNGPHRLYMQLNNRKQKFKDIASQKFSMPSPVRTVIVADFDNDNELEVFFNNIAYRGPSANRLFRVSRREHGDPQIEELNVGEASEPEGRGTGAVATDFDGDGRLELLVSHGESAAQPLSVYKVNQGTTNSWLRVIPRTRFGAFARGAKVVVYTKKTGPHTRIIDGGSGYLCEMEPVAHFGLGKDVATNVEVYWPDGRSVARPLEPSDINSVLEIHYPRDEEEVTPTVEIECGQGFALNENGRCTDEDECTQFPSVCPSDRPVCTNTYGSYKCRAKRRCNQGFEPNDDGSACVAQVAYFGGTRSSGERKWSGLSFWLLSISVLPLVSAQLQTGLL, encoded by the exons ATGTTGTTGTGGCTGGTTTTACTCCTGCCTACCATCTCCTTGGCTCAGCGATCGGAGCCCATGTTCTCATCTATAACCAAGACCGTCCTTCCTCCCGACTATGACAACAACCCCACCCAGCTCAACTATGGCGTGGCCGTTACTGATGTGGATGGAGACGGAGAACTGGAGATGTTTGTAGCAGG TTATAATGGCCCAAACCTTGTGCTAAAGTATGACAAGGAGAAAAGAAGGCTTTTCAACATTGCCGTTGACAACCGCAGCTCCCCGTTCTACGCCCTGAGAGACCGACAAGGCAATGCTATTGGGGTGACAGCGTGTGACATCGATGGAGACGGTCGGGAGGAGATTTATGTCCTTAACACCAATAATGCCTTCTCTG GTCGGGCAACATATTCTCACAAGCTGTTTAAGTTTCGTAACGGACGCTTTGAAGATCTGCTGAATGATGACATTAACGAACACAGAGATGTAGCCAACCGTATGGCTGGGCGCTCAGTGGCCTGTGTGGACAGAAAG gGTACAGGCCGTTATGCTATCTACATAGCTAACTATGCCAGCGGCAACGTGGGTCCTCATGCTCTCATAGAAATGGATGAGGCAGCCAGCGATCTTTCGCAGGGCGTCATTGCCCTCACCAACGTGGCAGAGCAGGCCGGAGTCAACAAGTTCACTG GAGGCCGAGGTGTCGTAGTGGGACCTATTGTCAGTCAAAGCctgtctgatgtgttttgtgACAACGAATATGGACCCAACTTCCTGTTCAGGAACAATGGAGATGGAACTTTTACCGATGTGGCGCAGCAGGCTG GTGTGGAGGACCCCATGCAGCATGGCAGAGGGGTTGCTCTGGCTGACTTTAACCGTGATGGCAAGACGGACATCGTCTACGGGAACTGGAATGGACCTCATCGCCTGTACATGCAGCTGAATAACCGCAAACAGAAGTTCAAG GACATAGCATCCCAGAAGTTTTCCATGCCGTCTCCGGTTCGAACTGTCATCGTTGCTGATTTTGACAATGACAACGAACTGGAGGTCTTCTTCAATAACATCGCCTACAGGGGTCCTTCTGCCAACAGACTCTttag GGTGAGCAGGAGAGAGCATGGAGACCCCCAGATAGAAGAGCTGAATGTTGGGGAGGCATCAGAGCCTGAAGGACGAGGGACTG GAGCTGTAGCCACAGACTTTGATGGTGACGGCCGTCTGGAACTGCTGGTATCTCATGGTGAGAGTGCAGCACAACCTCTCTCTGTCTACAAAGTCAACCAG GGCACCACTAACTCCTGGCTGCGAGTGATTCCCCGGACCAGATTTGGTGCTTTTGCCAGAGGAGCTAAAGTGGTGGTGTACACCAAAAAGACCGGCCCTCACACACGCATCATCGATGGTGGCTCAGGGTACCTGTGTGAGATGGAGCCTGTTGCCCACTTTGGCCTTG GTAAGGATGTGGCCACCAATGTCGAGGTGTACTGGCCAGACGGGCGTTCAGTGGCTCGACCCCTGGAACCTTCAGACATCAACTCGGTGCTGGAGATCCACTATCcaagagatgaggaggaagtcACTCCTACTGTGGAAATAGAG TGCGGTCAAGGGTTTGCCCTGAATGAGAATGGTCGTTGCACAG ATGAAGATGAGTGTACCCAGTTCCCCTCTGTGTGCCCCTCTGACCGCCCTGTCTGCACCAACACCTATGGCAGTTATAAGTGCCGTGCCAAGAGGAGATGCAACCAGGGCTTTGAGCCCAACGATGATGGGTCCGCCTGTGTGG CCCAGGTGGCTTACTTTGGAGGGACGCGGTCTTCTGGGGAACGCAAGTGGTCGGGCCTTTCTTTCTGGctgctctccatctctgtgcttCCACTTGTTTCTGCCCAGCTCCAAACCGGACTACTGTAG
- the crtac1b gene encoding cartilage acidic protein 1 isoform X2 has translation MLLWLVLLLPTISLAQRSEPMFSSITKTVLPPDYDNNPTQLNYGVAVTDVDGDGELEMFVAGSPFYALRDRQGNAIGVTACDIDGDGREEIYVLNTNNAFSGRATYSHKLFKFRNGRFEDLLNDDINEHRDVANRMAGRSVACVDRKGTGRYAIYIANYASGNVGPHALIEMDEAASDLSQGVIALTNVAEQAGVNKFTGGRGVVVGPIVSQSLSDVFCDNEYGPNFLFRNNGDGTFTDVAQQAGVEDPMQHGRGVALADFNRDGKTDIVYGNWNGPHRLYMQLNNRKQKFKDIASQKFSMPSPVRTVIVADFDNDNELEVFFNNIAYRGPSANRLFRVSRREHGDPQIEELNVGEASEPEGRGTGAVATDFDGDGRLELLVSHGESAAQPLSVYKVNQGTTNSWLRVIPRTRFGAFARGAKVVVYTKKTGPHTRIIDGGSGYLCEMEPVAHFGLGKDVATNVEVYWPDGRSVARPLEPSDINSVLEIHYPRDEEEVTPTVEIECGQGFALNENGRCTDEDECTQFPSVCPSDRPVCTNTYGSYKCRAKRRCNQGFEPNDDGSACVAQVAYFGGTRSSGERKWSGLSFWLLSISVLPLVSAQLQTGLL, from the exons ATGTTGTTGTGGCTGGTTTTACTCCTGCCTACCATCTCCTTGGCTCAGCGATCGGAGCCCATGTTCTCATCTATAACCAAGACCGTCCTTCCTCCCGACTATGACAACAACCCCACCCAGCTCAACTATGGCGTGGCCGTTACTGATGTGGATGGAGACGGAGAACTGGAGATGTTTGTAGCAGG CTCCCCGTTCTACGCCCTGAGAGACCGACAAGGCAATGCTATTGGGGTGACAGCGTGTGACATCGATGGAGACGGTCGGGAGGAGATTTATGTCCTTAACACCAATAATGCCTTCTCTG GTCGGGCAACATATTCTCACAAGCTGTTTAAGTTTCGTAACGGACGCTTTGAAGATCTGCTGAATGATGACATTAACGAACACAGAGATGTAGCCAACCGTATGGCTGGGCGCTCAGTGGCCTGTGTGGACAGAAAG gGTACAGGCCGTTATGCTATCTACATAGCTAACTATGCCAGCGGCAACGTGGGTCCTCATGCTCTCATAGAAATGGATGAGGCAGCCAGCGATCTTTCGCAGGGCGTCATTGCCCTCACCAACGTGGCAGAGCAGGCCGGAGTCAACAAGTTCACTG GAGGCCGAGGTGTCGTAGTGGGACCTATTGTCAGTCAAAGCctgtctgatgtgttttgtgACAACGAATATGGACCCAACTTCCTGTTCAGGAACAATGGAGATGGAACTTTTACCGATGTGGCGCAGCAGGCTG GTGTGGAGGACCCCATGCAGCATGGCAGAGGGGTTGCTCTGGCTGACTTTAACCGTGATGGCAAGACGGACATCGTCTACGGGAACTGGAATGGACCTCATCGCCTGTACATGCAGCTGAATAACCGCAAACAGAAGTTCAAG GACATAGCATCCCAGAAGTTTTCCATGCCGTCTCCGGTTCGAACTGTCATCGTTGCTGATTTTGACAATGACAACGAACTGGAGGTCTTCTTCAATAACATCGCCTACAGGGGTCCTTCTGCCAACAGACTCTttag GGTGAGCAGGAGAGAGCATGGAGACCCCCAGATAGAAGAGCTGAATGTTGGGGAGGCATCAGAGCCTGAAGGACGAGGGACTG GAGCTGTAGCCACAGACTTTGATGGTGACGGCCGTCTGGAACTGCTGGTATCTCATGGTGAGAGTGCAGCACAACCTCTCTCTGTCTACAAAGTCAACCAG GGCACCACTAACTCCTGGCTGCGAGTGATTCCCCGGACCAGATTTGGTGCTTTTGCCAGAGGAGCTAAAGTGGTGGTGTACACCAAAAAGACCGGCCCTCACACACGCATCATCGATGGTGGCTCAGGGTACCTGTGTGAGATGGAGCCTGTTGCCCACTTTGGCCTTG GTAAGGATGTGGCCACCAATGTCGAGGTGTACTGGCCAGACGGGCGTTCAGTGGCTCGACCCCTGGAACCTTCAGACATCAACTCGGTGCTGGAGATCCACTATCcaagagatgaggaggaagtcACTCCTACTGTGGAAATAGAG TGCGGTCAAGGGTTTGCCCTGAATGAGAATGGTCGTTGCACAG ATGAAGATGAGTGTACCCAGTTCCCCTCTGTGTGCCCCTCTGACCGCCCTGTCTGCACCAACACCTATGGCAGTTATAAGTGCCGTGCCAAGAGGAGATGCAACCAGGGCTTTGAGCCCAACGATGATGGGTCCGCCTGTGTGG CCCAGGTGGCTTACTTTGGAGGGACGCGGTCTTCTGGGGAACGCAAGTGGTCGGGCCTTTCTTTCTGGctgctctccatctctgtgcttCCACTTGTTTCTGCCCAGCTCCAAACCGGACTACTGTAG